From a single Lolium rigidum isolate FL_2022 chromosome 7, APGP_CSIRO_Lrig_0.1, whole genome shotgun sequence genomic region:
- the LOC124675239 gene encoding uncharacterized protein LOC124675239, translated as MTAALRYAAKRLGGGVLQRSKTAIVSEEGRRLPTRLFHTPTKATAVDETNTVVSRLSHIQEKKEELYNLVADFERTYKAPFSISWQNSRLLHQLSTQVEPRPSDPYWRMCRRVQRKTSFFIAAGICSAGLSTGAAMAYGLHWLKKNYSKDLEDWWNKQMRRTGAK; from the exons ATGACGGCGGCGCTTCGGTACGCGGCGAAGAGGCTCGGCGGCGGTGTGCTCCAGCGGTCCAAAACGGCAATCGTgtcggaggaggggcggcggttgCCCACAAGACTCTTCCACACCCCTACCAAG GCCACCGCAGTGGATGAAACCAACACCGTGGTGAGTCGCTTGTCCCATATccaggagaagaaagaggagttGTACAATCTCGTCGCCGATTTCGAAAGAACTTACAAGGCTCCCTTCAGTATATCATGGCAAAACAGTAGGCTGCTGCATCAACTGTCTACACAAGTCGAGCCAAGACCCAGCGATCCTTATTGGCGCATGTGCCGAAGAGTGCAAAGAAAAACTAGTTTCTTTATCGCGGCAGGTATATGTTCCGCGGGGCTTTCTACTGGAGCTGCCATGGCCTATGGTCTGCATTGGTTGAAGAAGAATTATTCCAAGGATTTGGAGGATTGGTGGAACAAACAAATGCGGCGCACTGGAGCGAAATAA